In a genomic window of Magnolia sinica isolate HGM2019 chromosome 14, MsV1, whole genome shotgun sequence:
- the LOC131226312 gene encoding uncharacterized protein LOC131226312 — translation MDPSKSHTTHKDKWSINELMTMCVQEEERQVLEQGESAMLATHGKGKSQANKKGKGKIPPQAGIKKDSKCFFCKKNGHMKKECAKFQKWLADKGFAKPKKASGK, via the exons ATGGACCCTTCAAAATCTCATACAACACACAAGGATAAATGGTCAATTAATGAACTTATGACCATGTGTGTTCAAGAGGAAGAGAGACAGGTGTTGGAACAGGGAGAAAGTGCAATGCTGGCAACGCATGGAAAAGGCAAATCTCAAGCCAATAAGAAAGGGAAAGGTAAAATACCTCCCCAAGCTGGTATCAAGAAAGATTCCAAGTGTTTCTTCTGTAAAAAgaatggacacatgaagaaggaatgCGCCAAATTTCAGAAATGGCTTGCAGACAAAG GGTTTGCAAAACCTAAGAAAGCCAGTGGGAAGTGA
- the LOC131226310 gene encoding uncharacterized protein LOC131226310, whose product MGQAKKRKGAGNAAEASKELSSETKTTKALKPKPKIVKKSQNHVSANTEAEGTPKSQKKKAGKAKGTEGQVNDKDKTTNALENNKEKGIINEKPKEKSQSDLMNREKSQSDLKNKEKSHRDLKNDAKSESDQKNREKSDHENKEKSQSDQKIKEKLGGLIFMCNRKTKPECFHYMVMGLPASKHELVTSIKPGLKLFLYDFDLRLLYGIYTASSSGGMKLEPAAFNGAFPAQVRFKVHKDCIPLPEDVFKKAIKENYDAKRNKFKTELTVQQVKNLSELFRPATAFPSIQHSLFQNPAPASIILGPPMPIVPLVGIPESRREALPQVHNELLSRNQYPNNEARRYYLPPPDYGREEHPRHDASMHIGTIPMRREAIPVHGEGIRRDPLPLSEKEYRAFGLAKRPTAPVPGPGPAPSLDPYRSGRDQYNPYLYGTASSDPYHLPPRRDTFPTDMSEGGTDLSRKRPDGVEYNMHRAGQQVSTQSAVSHLGHPYGVSTRAEMAYEGQSLDRTRAGEAERVYTAHAATALSDYNSRLQQLGGRPDVGSLPVSSRYSFAGPSLSYR is encoded by the exons ATGGGCCAGGCTAAGAAGAGAAAGGGAGCCGGAAATGCTGCTGAAGCCTCAAAAGAGTTATCATCTGAAACAAAGACTACAAAAGCATTGAAGCCTAAACCAAAGATtgtaaaaaaatctcaaaatcatgtTTCTGCAAATACAGAAGCTGAAGGTACTCcgaaatctcaaaagaagaaggCAGGAAAAGCCAAGGGTACTGAGGGTCAGGTTAATGATAAGGACAAGACGACAAACGCTCTGGAGAATAACAAGGAAAAGGGTATTATCAATGAAAAACCCAAAGAGAAGAGCCAGAGTGATCTGATGAACAGAGAAAAGAGCCAGAGTGATCTGAAGAACAAAGAAAAGAGTCACAGGGATCTGAAGAACGATGCAAAGAGTGAGAGTGATCAAAAGAACAGAGAGAAGAGTGATCACGAGAACAAAGAGAAGAGCCAGAGTGATCAAAAGATCAAAGAAAAGCTCGGTGGGTTGATTTTCATGTGCAATCGAAAGACAAAACCAGAGTGTTTCCACTATATGGTAATGGGCCTACCGGCGAGCAAGCACGAGCTTGTAACAAGCATCAAGCCTGGTCTAAAGCTCTTCCTCTATGATTTCGATCTTAGACTTCTGTATGGGATCTACACGGCATCGTCGTCCGGCGGAATGAAACTTGAGCCAGCTGCTTTCAATGGTGCCTTCCCTGCACAG GTGCGTTTCAAGGTTCATAAGGATTGCATTCCGTTGCCAGAAGATGTTTTTAAGAAGGCAATTAAAGAGAACTATGATGCAAAGAGGAATAAGTTCAAGACGGAGCTTACTGTCCAACAA GTGAAGAATCTTTCTGAGCTATTCCGGCCTGCCACTGCATTCCCATCGATTCAGCACTCTCTCTTTCAAAACCCTGCCCCGGCATCAATCATACTTGGTCCACCCATGCCAATTGTACCGCTAGTGGGAATTCCAGAGAGCAGGAGAGAAGCTCTACCACAGGTACACAATGAACTGTTGTCCAGAAATCAGTATCCCAACAATGAAGCCAGGAGATACTATTTGCCCCCACCAGATTATGGTAGGGAGGAGCATCCAAGGCATGATGCCTCTATGCACATAGGAACAATCCCAATGCGAAGAGAGGCAATTCCGGTGCATGGAGAAGGAATACGTCGTGATCCACTTCCTCTAAGTGAGAAAGAGTACCGAGCTTTTGGGCTTGCAAAAAGGCCCACTGCCCCAGTTCCCGGTCCCGGTCCTGCTCCCTCTTTAGATCCTTATCGAAGTGGCAGGGATCAGTATAATCCTTATCTCTATGGGACAGCTTCTTCAGACCCATATCATCTGCCGCCTAGGAGAGATACGTTTCCAACTGACATGTCAGAGGGAGGAACCGATCTGTCCCGAAAAAGACCTGATGGGGTGGAGTATAATATGCATCGGGCAGGCCAACAGGTGAGCACCCAATCAGCAGTGTCTCATCTTGGTCATCCATATGGGGTCTCCACGAGAGCTGAGATGGCATATGAAGGGCAATCATTGGATAGAACTAGGGCTGGTGAAGCTGAAAGAGTGTATACGGCACATGCTGCAACTGCATTGTCAGATTACAACAGTAGACTTCAGCAGCTCGGCGGGAGGCCAGATGTTGGATCTTTGCCAGTCTCATCTCGTTACTCATTTGCTGGCCCATCGTTGTCTTACCGATGA